Proteins from a single region of Bradyrhizobium diazoefficiens:
- a CDS encoding ABC transporter ATP-binding protein, producing MAQFPKKITDDPYAAAVLIRRLVTEQGVIYWRRYLAAFALMATAAGATAGATYVLGQVINQAYVDKNIPGIAMFSGLTVILLFIKGVTTYGHMVILTKISNAILATNQRQLFAKLMRESVGFFSERHSSEFLARLTAGAKSITDVLNMLVNAVGRDLMMLLAMIGVMVWQDPLMSFIGLVAVPPAMLVLRKLVKRIKGLAYNQFTGTADIMETMQESLQGIRTVKAFTLEEAMQSRIDENIAIVERNANKMARVANRSNPLMEMLGGFAVAGCLLYGGYSVVALNATPGAFFSFMTAFLMATEPAKRLARLNIDLNSQLVGARMLLEVVDSPASEHSDDDKPALKLSDARIELRDVSFSYRSGETVLNRMSFVAESGKVTALVGPSGGGKSTVLALLLRFYEVTQGDIVIDGQSIGAVSRKSLRAQTAYVGQDVYLFRDTIRNNIAFGKPGATEEQIIDAAKAACAHDFIMSFPLGYNTPVGEHGTQLSGGQRQRIAVARALIKNAPIILLDEATAALDSESERQVQEAIEHLCQNRTTIVIAHRLHTIMHADAILVVEGGEIVEQGRHDELLRRSGRYASFFRLQHHDAGALAPISATA from the coding sequence ATGGCCCAGTTTCCAAAGAAAATCACCGACGATCCCTATGCGGCAGCGGTCCTGATTCGCCGCCTGGTCACGGAACAAGGCGTCATCTACTGGCGGCGCTATCTCGCCGCCTTTGCGCTGATGGCGACCGCCGCAGGCGCCACCGCGGGCGCGACCTACGTGCTCGGCCAGGTCATCAACCAGGCCTATGTCGACAAGAACATCCCGGGCATCGCGATGTTCTCAGGGCTGACGGTGATCCTGCTCTTCATCAAGGGCGTGACGACCTACGGCCACATGGTGATCCTGACCAAGATCAGCAACGCCATCCTCGCCACCAACCAGCGTCAGCTATTCGCAAAGCTGATGCGCGAGAGCGTCGGCTTCTTCTCCGAGCGGCACTCGTCCGAATTTCTGGCGCGGCTCACGGCCGGCGCCAAGTCGATCACCGACGTGCTCAACATGCTGGTCAACGCGGTCGGGCGCGACCTCATGATGCTGCTCGCCATGATCGGCGTGATGGTGTGGCAGGATCCGCTGATGTCCTTCATCGGTCTCGTCGCAGTGCCGCCGGCGATGCTAGTGCTGCGCAAGCTGGTCAAGCGCATCAAGGGGCTCGCGTACAACCAATTCACCGGCACCGCCGATATCATGGAGACCATGCAGGAATCGCTGCAAGGCATCCGCACCGTCAAAGCGTTCACGCTCGAAGAGGCCATGCAGAGCCGCATCGACGAGAACATCGCGATCGTCGAGCGCAACGCCAACAAGATGGCCCGCGTCGCCAACCGCTCCAACCCGCTGATGGAAATGCTCGGCGGCTTTGCGGTCGCCGGCTGTTTGCTTTACGGTGGCTACAGCGTGGTCGCGCTCAACGCCACGCCCGGGGCGTTCTTCTCGTTCATGACCGCTTTCCTGATGGCGACCGAGCCGGCCAAGCGGCTGGCGCGGCTCAACATCGATTTGAACAGTCAGCTCGTCGGCGCGCGCATGCTGCTCGAGGTCGTCGACAGTCCGGCCAGCGAGCATTCCGACGACGACAAGCCGGCATTGAAGCTTTCCGATGCGCGCATCGAGCTGCGCGACGTCAGCTTCTCGTATCGCTCGGGCGAGACCGTCCTCAACCGTATGAGCTTCGTCGCCGAGTCGGGCAAGGTCACCGCGCTGGTCGGCCCGTCCGGCGGGGGCAAATCGACCGTGCTGGCGCTGCTGCTGCGCTTCTATGAGGTGACGCAGGGCGACATCGTGATCGACGGCCAGTCCATCGGCGCGGTCTCGCGCAAATCGCTGCGCGCGCAGACCGCCTATGTCGGCCAGGACGTCTATCTATTCCGCGACACGATCCGCAACAACATCGCCTTCGGCAAACCCGGCGCGACCGAAGAGCAAATCATCGACGCGGCGAAGGCGGCCTGCGCGCATGATTTCATCATGAGCTTCCCGCTCGGCTACAATACCCCGGTCGGCGAGCACGGCACGCAGCTGTCGGGCGGCCAACGCCAGCGCATCGCGGTGGCGCGCGCGCTGATCAAGAACGCCCCGATCATCCTGCTGGATGAGGCCACCGCCGCGCTCGACTCGGAGTCGGAGCGGCAGGTGCAGGAGGCGATCGAGCATCTCTGCCAGAACCGCACCACCATCGTCATCGCGCACCGCCTGCACACCATCATGCATGCCGACGCGATTCTCGTAGTCGAGGGCGGTGAGATCGTCGAGCAGGGCCGGCATGACGAGCTCTTGCGCCGTTCAGGCCGCTACGCCTCGTTCTTCCGTCTGCAACATCACGACGCCGGCGCTCTGGCGCCGATCAGCGCAACCGCATAG
- a CDS encoding fumarylacetoacetate hydrolase family protein has product MNAASYVIPLPPQASLPVVGESGRYPVRRIWCVGRNYLEHIREMGNDERAPPFFFAKHADMLVPDGATIPYPPLTKDLHHEVELVVAMKSGGLNIPAEKALDHVYGYAVGIDLTRRDLQIASRKKERPWEIGKSFDYSAPCSTLQPASKIGHPAKGKIWLTVNGKEAQKGDLNELIWNVPEIIWQLSQQVKLAAGDIIMTGTPAGVSQLQPGDKLECGVDGVGTLKVSIGQPE; this is encoded by the coding sequence ATGAACGCCGCCTCCTACGTCATCCCGCTTCCGCCCCAGGCCTCGCTTCCTGTCGTCGGGGAAAGCGGCCGTTATCCGGTCCGTCGCATCTGGTGCGTCGGCCGCAACTATCTCGAGCACATCCGCGAGATGGGCAATGACGAGCGCGCCCCGCCGTTCTTCTTCGCCAAGCACGCCGACATGCTGGTGCCTGATGGCGCCACCATCCCGTATCCGCCGCTGACCAAAGATCTGCATCACGAGGTCGAGCTGGTCGTCGCGATGAAGAGCGGCGGACTCAACATCCCCGCTGAGAAGGCGCTCGACCATGTCTACGGCTACGCCGTCGGCATCGACCTTACCCGCCGCGACCTCCAGATCGCCTCGCGCAAGAAGGAGCGCCCGTGGGAGATCGGCAAGTCGTTCGACTATTCCGCGCCGTGCTCCACGCTTCAGCCGGCCTCGAAGATCGGCCATCCCGCCAAGGGCAAGATCTGGCTCACGGTCAACGGCAAGGAAGCCCAGAAGGGCGACCTCAACGAGCTGATCTGGAACGTACCCGAGATCATCTGGCAGCTCTCGCAGCAGGTGAAGCTCGCCGCCGGCGACATCATCATGACGGGCACGCCGGCCGGCGTGTCGCAGCTCCAGCCGGGCGACAAGCTCGAATGCGGCGTCGACGGCGTCGGCACGCTGAAGGTGAGCATCGGCCAGCCTGAGTAG
- a CDS encoding MFS transporter — protein MTTLGLDAAQLSPSEHRLQLRRAVIASTVGTAIEWYDFFLYSTVTGLVFAKLFFPQSDPRVGTLEAFAIYAVGFIARPIGAAIFGHYGDRIGRKSTLIATLLLMGLATAAVAVVPTYSSIGIWGAVILTVLRFIQGVGVGGEWGGSVLMSMEWARNDRSRGLIASWPQFGVPCGLFLANLAVLAFSQMAGDSFLAWGWRIPFALSLVLVGVGLYIRLGILETPVFSRLLAERRLDRTPMLTVIKQHPKEILLSAFARMAEQAPFYIFTAFVFSYGIGTLHLSRDFLLTAVLSASVLSFVTIPVCGHLSDQIGRKNMYMAGALVTGIFGFIYYAMLGTGSEVVIFLAIVLSLIPHDMMYGPQAALIAESFTGRLRYSGASLGYQFASVIAGGPAPLIAAWLFGTFHSPMVIAAYIAACAVISLIATALMTDYTGKDINAVGVHGSQA, from the coding sequence ATGACAACGCTCGGCCTCGACGCCGCTCAACTGTCGCCATCCGAACATCGGCTCCAGCTTCGTCGCGCCGTCATCGCCTCCACGGTGGGGACTGCGATCGAATGGTATGACTTCTTCCTCTACAGCACGGTTACGGGTCTGGTCTTCGCAAAGCTGTTCTTCCCGCAATCCGACCCCCGGGTTGGTACCCTTGAGGCGTTCGCCATCTACGCGGTCGGATTCATCGCCCGTCCGATCGGCGCTGCGATCTTTGGACACTATGGCGATCGCATCGGCCGCAAGTCGACGCTGATTGCGACGTTGCTGCTGATGGGCCTGGCGACTGCGGCGGTGGCCGTGGTGCCGACCTATTCGAGCATCGGTATCTGGGGCGCAGTGATCCTGACCGTGCTGCGCTTCATCCAGGGCGTTGGCGTCGGCGGCGAATGGGGCGGCTCGGTGCTGATGTCGATGGAATGGGCGCGCAACGACCGGTCACGAGGACTGATCGCATCCTGGCCGCAATTCGGAGTGCCCTGTGGCCTGTTCCTCGCCAACCTTGCCGTGCTCGCGTTCAGCCAGATGGCGGGCGACAGCTTCCTGGCCTGGGGCTGGCGCATACCGTTCGCGCTCAGCCTCGTCCTCGTCGGCGTCGGTCTTTACATCCGGCTCGGCATCCTCGAAACGCCGGTGTTCTCCAGATTGCTGGCCGAGCGCAGGCTCGACCGCACGCCGATGCTGACGGTGATCAAGCAGCATCCGAAGGAAATCCTGCTCTCAGCGTTTGCGCGCATGGCCGAGCAGGCACCGTTCTACATCTTCACCGCATTCGTCTTTTCCTACGGCATCGGCACGTTGCATCTCTCGCGCGACTTCCTGCTGACAGCGGTGTTGTCGGCCTCGGTGCTGTCATTCGTGACGATTCCGGTCTGCGGTCATCTGTCAGACCAGATTGGCCGCAAGAACATGTACATGGCCGGCGCGCTCGTCACCGGCATCTTCGGCTTCATCTACTACGCGATGCTAGGTACCGGATCGGAGGTGGTCATCTTCCTCGCAATCGTCCTGTCGCTGATCCCGCACGACATGATGTACGGTCCGCAAGCCGCGTTGATCGCCGAGAGCTTTACCGGACGCCTTCGCTACAGCGGCGCGTCGCTCGGCTATCAATTTGCATCCGTGATTGCCGGTGGCCCTGCGCCGTTGATCGCAGCCTGGCTGTTCGGCACGTTCCACTCACCGATGGTCATTGCGGCCTATATCGCGGCTTGCGCCGTTATCTCGCTGATCGCGACCGCGCTGATGACCGACTACACCGGCAAGGACATCAACGCCGTGGGCGTGCACGGTTCGCAGGCCTGA
- a CDS encoding nuclear transport factor 2 family protein produces MSPLPTANTEIVQFFREWLDTFAGYVREVDYAAARPLFHPDVLAFGTHNDVIPGLDQWVSTQWNNVWPKTTDFRFGLDQISVLASPDGTMATAIAPWTSTGYRPDGSAFPRPGRATMVFSRNGDGWLCVHSHMSLNRGVPQASHANRPVKAW; encoded by the coding sequence ATGTCCCCTTTGCCGACCGCGAACACCGAGATCGTGCAATTCTTCCGCGAATGGCTGGACACCTTCGCAGGCTATGTCCGAGAGGTCGACTACGCTGCGGCGCGGCCGCTCTTTCATCCCGATGTGCTGGCCTTCGGCACGCATAACGACGTCATTCCGGGACTCGATCAATGGGTCTCGACGCAGTGGAATAACGTCTGGCCGAAGACGACAGACTTCCGCTTCGGGCTCGACCAGATCTCGGTTCTGGCGTCTCCCGATGGCACGATGGCAACCGCGATCGCGCCGTGGACGAGCACGGGCTATCGTCCCGATGGCAGCGCGTTTCCGCGCCCTGGCCGGGCGACCATGGTGTTTTCAAGAAATGGCGATGGCTGGCTGTGCGTGCATTCGCACATGTCGCTCAATCGCGGCGTGCCGCAGGCGAGCCACGCCAATCGGCCGGTGAAGGCCTGGTAG
- a CDS encoding aspartyl/asparaginyl beta-hydroxylase domain-containing protein — protein sequence MLKQLFAPQLVILYVLAASTIYVHFRGKQRLRFARQLGDHSTYLAPYNVLMYAGSAVPNKPVIAVEQFPELKPLSENWETIRDEAVRLFDEGFIRAAVKNNDWGFYSFFKSGWKRFYLKWYDDFLPSARTLCPKTVELLNAIPSVHGAMFAMLPPGGKLGAHRDPFAGSLRYHLGLVTPNSNKCRILVDGVECVWRDGEAFMFDETFIHSAENATDVNRIILFCDVERPMKFGFMTAINRWVSHHIVKASATQNVHGENVGVLNKVFGNLYEIHLASRKVKEWNRNVYYTLKYSLTALILGLIVLSALR from the coding sequence ATGCTGAAGCAGCTTTTCGCGCCGCAACTTGTCATTTTGTATGTGCTTGCGGCTTCAACGATCTACGTTCACTTCCGCGGCAAGCAGCGGCTGCGCTTCGCGCGCCAGCTCGGCGATCACTCGACCTATCTCGCGCCCTACAATGTGCTGATGTACGCGGGCTCGGCCGTTCCGAACAAACCAGTCATCGCAGTCGAACAGTTTCCCGAGTTGAAGCCGCTCAGCGAGAACTGGGAGACCATCCGCGACGAGGCCGTTCGCCTGTTCGACGAAGGCTTCATTCGCGCCGCCGTCAAGAACAACGACTGGGGCTTCTACTCGTTCTTCAAGAGCGGTTGGAAACGTTTTTACCTGAAATGGTACGACGACTTCCTGCCCTCTGCGCGCACGCTATGCCCAAAGACGGTGGAACTGCTCAACGCGATTCCGAGCGTACATGGCGCGATGTTCGCGATGCTGCCGCCGGGCGGCAAGCTCGGTGCGCACCGCGATCCTTTCGCCGGCTCGTTGCGCTATCATCTCGGCCTGGTCACGCCGAACTCGAACAAGTGTCGAATCCTGGTCGACGGCGTCGAATGCGTCTGGCGTGATGGCGAGGCCTTCATGTTCGACGAGACGTTCATTCACAGCGCGGAGAACGCGACCGACGTCAACCGCATCATCCTGTTCTGCGACGTCGAGCGCCCGATGAAGTTCGGCTTCATGACCGCGATCAACCGCTGGGTCAGCCATCACATCGTCAAGGCGTCGGCGACCCAGAATGTCCACGGCGAGAATGTCGGCGTGCTCAACAAGGTGTTCGGCAACCTCTACGAGATCCATCTCGCCAGCCGCAAGGTCAAGGAATGGAACCGCAACGTCTACTACACTCTGAAGTACTCGCTGACCGCCCTGATCCTCGGCCTGATCGTGTTGTCGGCGCTGCGGTGA
- a CDS encoding AAA family ATPase has translation MHVLALVTQKGGSGKSTLATGLAVAAMAHGERVALVEADAQGTIAKWKERRTNSYPHVDRIVDPADIDPMISRLEADGISLAIIDTAATDNALAMRAIDKADLCLIPARPSPADIEAAIPTLIAIRRLNRRFAFILNQTPTRGGRLSEAATSLNSLGVLALPFIAQRNDHQDALGAGLGVTEFAPEGKASDEIVALWDWISKHLIVESPHGQAALKTAC, from the coding sequence ATGCACGTCCTTGCTCTGGTCACGCAAAAAGGCGGAAGCGGCAAGAGTACGCTGGCCACGGGACTTGCGGTGGCTGCGATGGCGCATGGAGAGCGTGTCGCTCTCGTTGAGGCTGATGCGCAAGGAACGATCGCGAAATGGAAAGAGCGGCGAACGAATTCGTATCCCCACGTCGATCGCATTGTTGATCCGGCCGATATCGATCCGATGATATCTCGCCTCGAGGCTGACGGGATCTCGCTCGCAATCATCGACACAGCCGCCACGGATAACGCGTTGGCGATGCGCGCCATCGACAAAGCCGATCTTTGTCTTATCCCCGCGCGTCCCAGCCCGGCCGATATCGAGGCCGCAATACCGACGCTGATTGCCATTCGAAGGCTCAACCGCCGATTTGCCTTCATCCTCAATCAAACCCCAACGCGGGGCGGCCGGCTGAGTGAGGCTGCAACGTCGCTCAATTCCCTCGGGGTGCTTGCGCTTCCCTTTATCGCGCAGCGCAACGACCACCAGGATGCGCTCGGTGCCGGATTGGGCGTGACCGAGTTCGCACCGGAGGGAAAAGCCTCGGACGAAATCGTTGCGCTGTGGGATTGGATCTCGAAGCACCTCATCGTGGAGTCGCCTCATGGGCAAGCCGCACTCAAGACAGCCTGCTGA
- the ahcY gene encoding adenosylhomocysteinase yields MNAKPGFTDYIVKDISLADFGRKELSLAETEMPGLMATREEYGPKQPLKGARIAGSLHMTIQTGVLIETLAALGADIRWVSCNIYSTQDHAAAAIAAAGIPVFAVKGESLTEYWDYTAKLFDWHGGGHPNMILDDGGDATMYVHLGLRAENGDTKFLDKPGSEEEEVFFALLKKQLKEKPKGYFAEIAKSIKGVSEETTTGVHRLYDMQKAGTLLWPAINVNDSVTKSKFDNLYGCRESLVDGIRRGTDVMMSGKVAMVAGFGDVGKGSAASLRQAGCRVMVSEVDPICALQAAMEGYEVTTMEDAAPRADIFVTATGNKDIITIEHMRAMKDRAIVCNIGHFDNEIQIAGLRNLKWTNIKPQVDEIEFPDKHRIIMLSEGRLVNLGNAMGHPSFVMSASFTNQTLAQIELFANNKDGKYEKKVYVLPKTLDEKVARLHLAKIGVKLTELRKDQADYIGVKQEGPYKSDHYRY; encoded by the coding sequence ATGAACGCGAAGCCCGGCTTTACCGATTACATCGTGAAGGACATCTCGCTCGCCGATTTCGGCCGCAAGGAACTCTCGCTTGCCGAGACCGAGATGCCCGGCCTGATGGCCACCCGCGAAGAGTACGGCCCGAAGCAGCCGCTTAAAGGCGCGCGTATCGCCGGTTCGCTGCACATGACGATTCAGACCGGCGTCCTGATCGAGACGCTGGCTGCCCTCGGCGCCGACATCCGCTGGGTCTCCTGCAATATTTATTCGACGCAGGACCACGCCGCGGCGGCGATCGCGGCCGCCGGCATTCCGGTGTTCGCGGTCAAGGGCGAGAGCCTGACCGAATACTGGGACTACACCGCCAAGCTGTTCGACTGGCATGGCGGCGGTCACCCGAACATGATCCTCGACGACGGCGGCGACGCCACCATGTACGTCCATCTCGGTCTGCGCGCCGAGAACGGCGACACCAAGTTCCTGGACAAGCCGGGTTCGGAAGAAGAGGAAGTCTTCTTCGCGCTTCTGAAGAAGCAGCTCAAGGAAAAGCCGAAGGGCTACTTCGCGGAGATCGCCAAGAGCATCAAGGGCGTTTCCGAAGAGACCACCACGGGGGTGCATCGTCTCTATGACATGCAGAAGGCCGGCACGCTGCTATGGCCGGCGATCAACGTCAACGACAGCGTCACCAAGTCGAAATTCGACAACCTCTATGGTTGCCGTGAATCGCTGGTCGACGGCATCCGCCGCGGCACCGATGTGATGATGTCGGGCAAGGTCGCGATGGTCGCGGGCTTCGGCGATGTCGGCAAGGGTTCGGCGGCTTCGCTGCGCCAGGCTGGCTGCCGCGTCATGGTGTCGGAAGTCGATCCGATCTGCGCGCTGCAGGCCGCGATGGAAGGCTACGAGGTCACGACGATGGAAGACGCCGCGCCCCGCGCCGACATCTTCGTCACCGCGACCGGCAACAAGGACATCATCACCATCGAGCACATGCGCGCGATGAAGGATCGCGCCATCGTCTGCAACATCGGCCACTTCGACAACGAGATCCAGATCGCCGGTCTGCGCAATCTGAAGTGGACCAACATCAAGCCGCAGGTCGACGAGATCGAATTTCCCGACAAGCATCGCATCATCATGCTGTCGGAAGGCCGCCTCGTGAATCTCGGTAACGCGATGGGCCATCCGTCCTTCGTGATGTCCGCGTCCTTCACCAACCAGACGCTGGCGCAGATCGAGCTGTTCGCCAACAACAAGGACGGCAAGTACGAGAAGAAGGTCTACGTGCTGCCAAAGACCCTCGACGAGAAGGTGGCCCGGCTGCATCTCGCCAAGATCGGCGTCAAGCTCACCGAACTTCGCAAGGACCAGGCCGACTATATCGGCGTGAAGCAGGAAGGCCCGTACAAGAGCGACCATTACCGGTACTGA
- the metK gene encoding methionine adenosyltransferase: protein MRASYLFTSESVSEGHPDKVCDRISDEIVDLFYREGPKAGIDPWQIRAACETLATTNKVVIAGETRGPSSVTNEQIEGVVRGAIKDIGYEQDGFHWEKADIEILLHPQSADIAQGVDALQPGEVKEEGAGDQGIMFGYATNETPDLMPAPIFYAHKILRLISEARHSGREKVLGPDSKSQVTVQYENGKPVGVREIVVSHQHLVEDISSKQIRDIVEPYVREALPKDWITPKTIWHINPTGKFYIGGPDGDSGLTGRKIIVDTYGGAAPHGGGAFSGKDPTKVDRSAAYAARYVAKNIVAAGLADRCTLQLAYAIGVARPLSIYIDTHGTGKVSEDQLEKAAAKAMDLTPRGIRTHLDLNRPIYARTSAYGHFGRTPDNEGGFSWEKTDLVEALKRAV from the coding sequence ATGCGCGCGTCCTATCTTTTCACCAGCGAGTCCGTGTCTGAAGGCCATCCGGACAAGGTCTGTGACCGGATCTCCGATGAAATCGTCGACTTGTTCTACCGCGAAGGGCCGAAGGCCGGCATCGATCCCTGGCAGATCCGGGCAGCGTGCGAGACGCTGGCGACCACCAACAAGGTCGTGATCGCGGGCGAGACCCGTGGTCCGTCGTCCGTCACCAACGAGCAGATCGAGGGCGTCGTTCGGGGCGCGATCAAGGACATCGGCTACGAGCAGGACGGCTTCCACTGGGAGAAGGCGGATATCGAGATCCTGCTGCATCCGCAGTCGGCTGACATCGCGCAGGGCGTTGACGCGCTGCAGCCAGGCGAGGTCAAGGAAGAAGGCGCGGGCGACCAGGGCATCATGTTCGGCTACGCCACCAACGAGACGCCGGACCTGATGCCGGCGCCGATCTTCTACGCCCACAAGATCCTCCGTCTCATCTCCGAGGCGCGCCACTCCGGCCGCGAGAAGGTGCTGGGTCCGGACTCCAAGAGCCAGGTCACCGTGCAGTACGAGAACGGCAAACCTGTCGGCGTGCGCGAGATCGTGGTGTCGCACCAGCATCTGGTCGAGGACATCTCGTCCAAGCAGATCCGCGACATCGTCGAGCCCTATGTGCGCGAGGCGCTGCCGAAGGACTGGATCACGCCGAAGACCATCTGGCACATTAATCCCACCGGCAAGTTCTACATCGGCGGTCCCGATGGCGACTCCGGCCTGACCGGCCGCAAGATCATCGTCGACACCTACGGCGGCGCGGCCCCGCATGGCGGCGGCGCGTTCTCCGGCAAGGATCCGACCAAGGTCGACCGCTCGGCCGCTTACGCTGCCCGCTACGTCGCCAAGAACATCGTCGCGGCTGGCCTCGCAGACCGCTGCACGCTGCAGCTCGCCTACGCCATTGGCGTGGCGCGTCCGCTGTCGATCTACATCGACACCCACGGCACCGGTAAGGTGTCGGAGGATCAGCTCGAGAAAGCCGCCGCCAAGGCGATGGACCTGACCCCGCGCGGCATCCGCACCCATCTCGATCTCAACCGCCCGATCTACGCGCGCACCTCGGCTTACGGCCATTTCGGCCGAACGCCAGACAACGAGGGCGGTTTCTCCTGGGAGAAGACCGATCTCGTCGAAGCGCTCAAGCGCGCGGTCTAG
- a CDS encoding DUF2167 domain-containing protein yields the protein MRKFIAAVGVILLVTFGAQPGFSQGAPSEAARKAELAAAWQAAGNAGTTGPADISLIDQARLKIPAGDFFVPKAEAARVMRALGNVVHDATFVGLVLGTRQNDRWLAVINYIKEGYIKDDAAKDWNADDLLKDLKEGVEEANKDRVARGFPEMEVIGWIEPPKYDAVSHRLVWSILGKDKGAPDNLDKDVNYNTYALGREGYFSLNLLSDSHRIATDKSAAHELLANLSYQSGKRYEDFSASTDRIAEYGLLALVGGIAAKKLGLLAVLLAFVLKFANVIFVGAAVFGTGIVKFFRRKPRDDSAGGTT from the coding sequence GTGAGAAAGTTCATTGCCGCCGTCGGCGTTATTCTGCTTGTCACATTCGGGGCGCAGCCCGGTTTTTCCCAAGGGGCTCCAAGCGAGGCGGCGCGCAAGGCGGAGCTGGCCGCCGCGTGGCAGGCGGCAGGCAACGCCGGAACTACCGGTCCTGCCGATATCTCCCTGATCGACCAGGCAAGGCTGAAAATCCCGGCCGGCGACTTCTTCGTGCCGAAGGCCGAAGCCGCGCGGGTGATGCGCGCGCTCGGCAACGTCGTCCACGACGCGACGTTTGTGGGCCTCGTGCTCGGCACCCGCCAGAACGACCGCTGGCTGGCGGTGATCAACTACATCAAGGAAGGCTACATCAAGGATGACGCCGCCAAGGATTGGAATGCCGACGACCTCCTGAAGGACCTGAAAGAAGGCGTCGAGGAGGCCAACAAAGACCGCGTCGCCCGCGGATTTCCCGAGATGGAAGTGATCGGCTGGATCGAACCACCAAAATACGACGCCGTGTCGCACCGCCTGGTATGGTCGATCCTCGGCAAAGATAAAGGCGCGCCTGATAACCTCGACAAGGACGTCAACTACAATACGTATGCGCTGGGGCGGGAAGGTTATTTCAGCCTGAACCTGCTGTCCGACTCCCATCGGATCGCAACCGACAAATCCGCCGCCCACGAGCTGCTTGCCAACCTCTCTTATCAATCCGGCAAGCGTTACGAGGATTTCAGCGCCTCGACCGACCGCATTGCCGAATACGGGCTGCTTGCACTGGTCGGCGGTATTGCGGCCAAAAAGCTCGGCCTGCTTGCCGTACTGCTCGCCTTCGTGCTCAAATTCGCCAACGTCATTTTCGTCGGCGCAGCCGTGTTCGGCACCGGCATCGTGAAATTCTTCCGCCGCAAGCCGCGCGACGATTCCGCGGGCGGCACGACATGA
- a CDS encoding cobalamin-independent methionine synthase II family protein, whose translation MQRTKAPFRADEVGSLLRPAKIKEARAKLEKDEISADDLRKIEEMEIEKVVHKQASVGLKLATDGEFRRSWWHFDFLAKLTGCEMFHPDTGIQFAGVETRHDAVRVIGKLDFPDDHPMLEHFRFLKKVADQAHVTAKMTIPSPAVLHFRGGRKSISKDVYPELDAFYEDLGKTYRKAVKAFYDAGCRYLQFDDTVWAYLCSQDELKKARERGDNPDGLQQIYARIINYALAEKPADMVVTTHVCRGNFRSTWISSGGYEPVAETLLAGTNYDGYFLEYDSDRAGGFEPLRFLPKGNKVVVVGVITSKFGELEKKDDIKRRLEEAAKFAPLEQLALSPQCGFASTEEGNILSEEEQWAKLSLAVEIAKEVWGN comes from the coding sequence ATGCAGCGAACCAAAGCCCCCTTCCGCGCCGACGAAGTCGGCAGCCTCCTGCGCCCGGCCAAGATCAAGGAAGCCCGCGCCAAGCTGGAGAAGGATGAGATCTCGGCCGACGATCTGCGCAAGATCGAGGAGATGGAGATCGAGAAGGTCGTGCACAAGCAGGCCTCGGTCGGCCTGAAGCTCGCGACCGACGGCGAATTCCGTCGCTCCTGGTGGCATTTCGACTTCCTCGCCAAGCTGACCGGCTGCGAGATGTTCCACCCGGACACGGGCATCCAGTTCGCGGGCGTCGAGACGCGGCACGACGCGGTGCGCGTGATCGGCAAGCTCGACTTCCCCGACGACCACCCGATGCTGGAGCACTTCCGTTTCCTGAAGAAGGTCGCCGACCAGGCCCACGTCACCGCGAAGATGACGATCCCCTCGCCGGCGGTGCTGCACTTCCGCGGCGGCCGCAAGTCGATCTCCAAGGACGTCTATCCAGAGCTCGACGCCTTCTACGAGGACCTCGGCAAGACCTACCGCAAGGCCGTGAAGGCGTTCTACGACGCCGGCTGCCGCTATCTCCAGTTCGACGACACCGTGTGGGCCTATCTCTGCTCGCAGGACGAACTGAAGAAGGCGCGCGAGCGCGGCGACAATCCCGATGGTCTCCAGCAGATTTACGCGCGCATCATCAACTACGCGCTGGCCGAGAAGCCCGCCGACATGGTGGTGACGACGCATGTCTGCCGCGGCAATTTCCGCTCGACCTGGATTTCCTCGGGCGGCTATGAGCCGGTCGCCGAGACCCTGCTCGCCGGCACCAATTACGACGGCTATTTCCTGGAGTACGATTCCGATCGCGCCGGCGGCTTCGAGCCGCTACGCTTCCTGCCCAAGGGCAACAAGGTCGTCGTGGTCGGCGTCATCACCTCGAAGTTCGGCGAGCTCGAGAAGAAGGACGACATCAAGCGTCGCCTGGAAGAAGCCGCCAAGTTCGCGCCGCTGGAACAGCTCGCACTATCGCCGCAGTGCGGCTTTGCTTCGACGGAAGAGGGCAATATCCTGTCCGAGGAGGAGCAGTGGGCCAAGCTCAGCCTTGCGGTGGAGATTGCGAAGGAAGTGTGGGGCAATTGA